A window of Metabacillus sp. B2-18 contains these coding sequences:
- a CDS encoding bifunctional folylpolyglutamate synthase/dihydrofolate synthase has protein sequence MFNRYEDAVDWIHGRLKFGVKPGLKRMEWLLKELGHPEMNIPTIHVAGTNGKGSTISYMLHILKEADYKVGTFTSPYIETFNERISVNGEPISDVDMLNLVNEVKPFVEKIEQTDLGGPTEFEIITTMMFLYFGKLNQPDILLLETGLGGRLDSTNIINPLLSIITNVGYDHMNILGNTITEIASEKAGIIKQNVPVLTAVEKDEALQVIKNKAKQLDAESLSVGSEIHILEHSTYERGEIFTVETEGYFFENLKIQMRGQHQTKNAALAVSALHYLRESNKLTISDDQIYKGLLRATWKGRFEQVNSNPVIIVDGAHNHEGIESLIETITSHYSDKNIHILFSALKDKEYEEMIDRLSSIAATMHFTTFDFPRAEVAEKLYSACKHEEKSYSESWKEMLDQLLHLFQGEKEDIIIVTGSLYFISEIRSYLIKKNHNKGT, from the coding sequence ATGTTTAACCGTTACGAGGATGCTGTGGATTGGATACATGGTCGATTAAAATTTGGAGTTAAACCTGGATTAAAAAGGATGGAATGGCTTTTAAAAGAACTGGGTCATCCTGAAATGAACATTCCTACCATTCATGTTGCTGGTACAAATGGTAAGGGATCAACAATTTCTTACATGCTTCACATACTCAAGGAAGCAGATTATAAAGTGGGTACTTTTACATCACCTTATATTGAAACATTTAATGAGCGGATCAGTGTTAATGGAGAGCCAATTTCTGATGTAGACATGTTAAATCTCGTAAATGAGGTAAAGCCATTTGTTGAGAAAATTGAACAAACTGACCTCGGTGGACCAACTGAATTTGAAATTATTACAACGATGATGTTCTTATACTTCGGTAAGTTGAATCAACCAGATATTCTGCTGCTGGAAACAGGCTTAGGAGGCCGACTGGATTCGACCAACATTATCAACCCGCTATTATCCATTATTACGAATGTTGGCTATGATCACATGAATATATTGGGGAATACAATTACTGAAATTGCTTCTGAAAAAGCAGGCATTATTAAACAAAATGTGCCGGTTCTAACAGCGGTAGAAAAAGATGAAGCACTTCAGGTAATAAAGAATAAAGCAAAGCAATTAGACGCAGAAAGTTTAAGTGTTGGTTCAGAAATTCACATTCTTGAACATTCCACCTATGAGCGAGGTGAAATATTTACTGTTGAAACAGAAGGCTATTTTTTTGAAAACCTTAAAATTCAGATGAGGGGACAGCATCAAACAAAAAATGCAGCATTAGCTGTTTCAGCCTTACATTATTTAAGGGAAAGTAACAAGTTAACAATCTCAGATGATCAAATCTATAAGGGTCTTTTAAGAGCAACGTGGAAAGGTAGATTTGAACAGGTTAATAGCAATCCCGTTATCATTGTCGATGGGGCTCATAATCATGAAGGAATTGAGAGTCTAATTGAGACTATAACGAGTCATTACTCGGACAAGAATATTCATATTTTATTTAGTGCACTTAAAGATAAAGAGTATGAGGAGATGATTGACCGCCTTAGTAGTATTGCTGCTACCATGCATTTTACGACTTTTGATTTTCCTAGGGCAGAAGTCGCGGAAAAACTTTACTCTGCTTGTAAACATGAAGAAAAGAGTTATTCTGAATCTTGGAAGGAAATGTTGGATCAATTGCTTCATTTATTCCAGGGAGAAAAGGAAGATATAATTATCGTTACAGGATCATTATATTTTATATCGGAAATAAGGAGCTATTTAATAAAAAAGAATCATAATAAAGGAACATAA